The nucleotide window AGCCCGCGATAGAAGGTCAGCAGGAAGCCGGTCAGTACGCGAAAGGAATCCTTCACCGACGAGGCGGGGGGGATCTGGTACGGAGCGCAGACCAGCGAATAGGTCAGCTCGTCGGTGTGATAGATCGTGCCACCGCCGGTGATCCGCCGCACCACCGCTACTCCGTCGGCCCGACAACGCTCCAGGTTGAGCGCCTCGTCCGCCTTCTGAAAGCGCCCCAGAGACAGGGCTGGAGGGGACCAGCGGTACAGCCGCAGCACCGGCAGCGACGTGCCGGGATCGAAGCAGCTCAACAGCGCTTCATCGATGGCCATGTTATCCGCACCTGGAAGCGGTTCGCTGAGGATCAGGCGCCAGGGTATGGTGGTGTGATCGGTCATGAGGTGTTCTCGCTCTGTTCCTTCTCTTCGTACCCCTGTCCCCTTTAGCCCCTATGGTCCTCTTATCCTGGAAGGGGAACGCCTGATCGGGACATTGCCGGAAATTGCGTCGGCAGCCTGCCGGAGCGTCCCTCCCCTTAGGGTAAGGGGATGACAGGTGGGGTTATGAGCAGGCGCCGCAATCGAAACAAAAAAAGCACCCCGGCAACAGCGACCAGGGTGCTTTCACTCATATCACAGACGAGCAGGAGGGTCAAATCCGCCTATTGGCAGCAGACGTTCTGCTCCCGGGCCGCCTTGGTCTCGTCCAGCCGTGAAACCGGCATGGTCAGCGGTGCGTCGCGCAACGCCTGCGGGTCGCTCTCCGCCACCCGGGCCGCTTCGATCATCACGTCGATGAACAGGTCCAGGGTGGCCTTGCTCTCGGTCTCGGTCGGCTCGATCATGATGGCCTCCTTGACGATCATCGGGAAATAGACTGTCGGCGGATGGTAGCCCCGGTCGATCAGGTACTTGGCGATGTCGATGGCATGGACGTCATGTTTGAGCTGTTTCGAGGCCGAAAAGACGCACTCGTGCATGCAGGTCATGTCGTAGGGCAGGTCGTAATAGGCCTTCAGGCGTTCCTTGATGTAGTTGGCGTTGAGCACCGCCTGCTCCGTGGCCTGAATCAGGCCTTCGCGGCCGAGCATGATGATGTAGGCGTAGGCCTTGACCATCACCCCGAAGTTGCCGAAGAAATTGGCGGTACGGCCGATGCTGTCAGAGTTATCGGTCTGCAGCCCGAGCTGCCCCTCGTCGTCCATGACGATGCGCGGTTGCGGCAGAAACGGGATCAGCGCCTTCTTCACTCCCACCGGGCCGGAACCGGGGCCGCCGCCGCCATGGGGGGTACCGAAGGTCTTGTGCAGGTTGACGTGCACCACGTCGAATCCGACATCCCCCGGCTTGACCTTGCCCATAATGGCGTTCAGATTGGCGCCGTCGTAGTACATCAGCGCATCGTACGAGTGGGCGATATCGCTGATCTCCTTGATGTGCGGGTTGAACAGCCCCAGGGTGTTGGGACAGGTCATCATGACCGCTGCCACCTCGTCGCTCATAGCCTGCTTGAACAGCTCCAGGTCCATATCGCCGTAAGGAGCGGTCGGCACGGTGATGATCTCGTAGCCGGCGATGGCGGCCGAGGCGGGGTTGGTGCCGTGGGAAGAATCGGGCACCACCACGTATTTCTTTTTGGCCTTGTTACCCTTGGCTGCATGGTAGGCGGCAATGAGCAGGATGCCGGTCATCTCGCCGTGAGCCCCGGCCAACGGCTGGGTGGTGACTTCGTCCATACCGGTGATGTCTGCCAGCATCTGTCCCAGGTCGTAGAGCATGCCCAGCGTTCCCTGGCTGCAGGCCTCCCCGCCCGGCAGAAGCGCAGTCATGGGATGGAACGGGGCGAACAGTGCCGCGGAGTTCTCCAGCACCTTGGCGTTGTACTTCATGGTGCAGGAGCCGAGCGGATAGAAGTTGGTGTCGACCGAAAAGTTGCGGCGGGAAAGGTTGGTGAAATGCCGCACCAGGTCCAGCTCGGAAACCTCGGCCAGTCCGGCCGGCTCTTTACGCAGCAGACTGTCCGGCAGCACCGGGGCCGAGGGGACATCCGAGGCCGGCAGCTTGACACCGCGCCGTCCGGGCACCGATTTTTCGTAGATCAGTTGCATGTCAGCACCTCCTCCAGCACCTTGGCCAGCATGTCGATTTCCTTTTTGGTACGGCGTTCGGTGACAGTCACCACCAGCAGTTGCTCCGAATCGGCGTAGTAGCTGCCCAGCGGCACCCCGGCAGCAATGCCCCGGCCCAGCAG belongs to Geobacter sp. SVR and includes:
- the gcvPB gene encoding aminomethyl-transferring glycine dehydrogenase subunit GcvPB; this encodes MQLIYEKSVPGRRGVKLPASDVPSAPVLPDSLLRKEPAGLAEVSELDLVRHFTNLSRRNFSVDTNFYPLGSCTMKYNAKVLENSAALFAPFHPMTALLPGGEACSQGTLGMLYDLGQMLADITGMDEVTTQPLAGAHGEMTGILLIAAYHAAKGNKAKKKYVVVPDSSHGTNPASAAIAGYEIITVPTAPYGDMDLELFKQAMSDEVAAVMMTCPNTLGLFNPHIKEISDIAHSYDALMYYDGANLNAIMGKVKPGDVGFDVVHVNLHKTFGTPHGGGGPGSGPVGVKKALIPFLPQPRIVMDDEGQLGLQTDNSDSIGRTANFFGNFGVMVKAYAYIIMLGREGLIQATEQAVLNANYIKERLKAYYDLPYDMTCMHECVFSASKQLKHDVHAIDIAKYLIDRGYHPPTVYFPMIVKEAIMIEPTETESKATLDLFIDVMIEAARVAESDPQALRDAPLTMPVSRLDETKAAREQNVCCQ